The proteins below come from a single Marinobacter bohaiensis genomic window:
- a CDS encoding acyl-CoA dehydrogenase family protein: MNMNYTADELAFRDDVRTFLEEKLPADIAAKVKQGRRMSRADHERWQQILVKQGWYATHWPEEYGGVKWTAVQKHIWDEESCRYGAPRSIPFGVNMVAPVIIKFGSEEQKQHYLPRILSGEHWWCQGYSEPGSGSDLASLKTRAVRDGDHYIVNGQKTWTTLGQHANMIFCLVRTNTEVKAQEGISFLLIDMDTPGVTVRPIITLDGEHEVNEVFFDDVKVPVYNLVGEEDKGWTYAKYLLTYERTGLAGIGASKAALSHLKAIAGRQQKNGRPLIEDPTFAQRIAQVEIDLMAASISNLRIIASVEGGGVPGAESSMLKVRGTEIRQTITDLSRRALGPYAQPFVEEELDLAYEGEHLSDEDGAALSPQYFNMRKLSIFGGSNEIQKNIVTKMILGL, translated from the coding sequence ATGAACATGAACTACACGGCCGATGAGCTGGCCTTCCGGGACGACGTCCGGACCTTCCTCGAGGAAAAACTGCCGGCGGACATCGCTGCCAAGGTGAAGCAGGGGCGCCGCATGAGCCGCGCCGACCACGAGCGCTGGCAACAGATCCTGGTCAAGCAGGGCTGGTACGCCACCCACTGGCCGGAAGAATACGGCGGTGTGAAATGGACGGCCGTGCAGAAACACATCTGGGACGAAGAGTCCTGCCGCTACGGCGCGCCCCGCTCGATCCCCTTCGGCGTGAACATGGTGGCGCCGGTGATCATCAAGTTCGGCAGTGAAGAACAGAAACAGCACTACCTGCCGCGCATCCTCAGCGGCGAGCACTGGTGGTGCCAGGGCTACTCCGAGCCCGGCTCCGGCTCCGATCTGGCGTCCCTGAAGACCCGCGCGGTGCGCGACGGCGATCACTACATCGTCAACGGCCAGAAGACCTGGACCACCCTGGGCCAGCACGCCAACATGATTTTCTGCCTGGTGCGCACCAACACCGAGGTGAAAGCCCAGGAAGGCATCTCCTTCCTGCTGATCGACATGGACACCCCGGGCGTGACCGTGCGCCCGATCATCACCCTGGACGGCGAGCACGAGGTCAACGAAGTCTTCTTCGACGACGTCAAAGTGCCTGTGTACAACCTCGTGGGTGAAGAAGACAAGGGCTGGACCTACGCCAAGTACCTGCTCACCTACGAACGTACCGGCCTGGCCGGCATCGGCGCTTCCAAGGCGGCACTGAGCCACCTCAAGGCCATCGCCGGCCGCCAGCAGAAGAACGGTCGCCCGCTGATCGAGGACCCGACCTTCGCGCAACGCATCGCCCAGGTGGAGATCGACCTGATGGCCGCCTCCATCAGCAACCTGCGCATCATCGCCTCGGTTGAAGGCGGCGGCGTGCCGGGTGCCGAGAGTTCCATGCTGAAAGTCCGCGGTACCGAGATCCGCCAGACCATCACCGACCTGTCCCGCCGTGCCCTGGGGCCCTACGCCCAGCCGTTCGTGGAAGAGGAGCTGGATCTGGCCTACGAGGGCGAGCACCTGTCCGACGAGGACGGCGCCGCGCTGTCACCGCAGTATTTCAACATGCGCAAGCTGTCGATCTTCGGCGGATCCAACGAGATCCAGAAGAACATTGTCACCAAGATGATTCTCGGACTGTAA
- a CDS encoding class II aldolase/adducin family protein, giving the protein MQSPQQQEQDKALRKQEWQARCDLAAAYRLVALFGWDDLVFTHLSARVPGPEHHFLINPYGLLFHEITASSLVKVDQEGQVVEAGGLARVNPAGFTIHSAIHMGRDDAGAVMHLHAADGVAVSAHRDGLLPLSQTAMLCLDHVAYHDYEGVALNLDERERLIADIGNKSMLILRNHGILTAGHDVPETFTYLYFLMKACEIQVKAQACGPTFMPTDAAIETTREQSQSLGKAAKLTWPALLRLLDSKNPGYAV; this is encoded by the coding sequence ATGCAATCCCCCCAACAACAAGAACAGGACAAGGCATTGCGCAAACAGGAATGGCAGGCCCGGTGCGACCTGGCCGCGGCCTATCGGCTGGTAGCGCTGTTCGGCTGGGACGACCTGGTGTTCACTCACCTGTCGGCACGGGTCCCCGGCCCCGAGCATCACTTTCTGATCAACCCTTACGGGCTACTGTTCCACGAAATCACCGCGTCGTCGCTGGTGAAGGTGGATCAGGAAGGTCAGGTGGTGGAGGCCGGCGGACTCGCACGCGTTAATCCGGCCGGATTCACCATACACAGCGCGATTCACATGGGGCGGGACGACGCCGGTGCCGTCATGCACCTGCACGCGGCGGACGGGGTGGCGGTATCCGCCCATCGCGACGGCCTGCTGCCGTTGAGCCAGACCGCCATGCTGTGCCTGGATCACGTGGCCTACCACGACTACGAGGGCGTGGCCCTGAACCTGGACGAGCGGGAGCGCCTGATCGCCGACATTGGCAACAAATCAATGCTGATCCTGCGCAATCACGGCATTCTGACCGCCGGTCACGACGTGCCCGAAACCTTCACCTACCTCTATTTCCTGATGAAGGCGTGCGAGATCCAGGTGAAGGCACAGGCGTGTGGGCCGACTTTCATGCCAACGGACGCAGCGATCGAAACCACGCGCGAGCAGTCCCAGTCGCTGGGCAAGGCGGCGAAGCTGACCTGGCCGGCGCTGCTGCGGCTGCTGGACAGCAAGAACCCGGGGTACGCCGTTTAA
- a CDS encoding acyl-CoA dehydrogenase family protein, whose translation MDFNLNEEQQMLQDTVARLVRGEYEFEKRLKFSESEQGYSEDFWKQLGELGLCAVPFPEELGGFGGSGVDVQSVMTELGRGLCLEPYMQTVVLAGGLISQAGSDNQKEDWLSRIATGELKIVVGLDEPQSHYNLNDVETRAEKSGDGYVLNGRKGVLIGGHAADLILVSARTGGDSRDDSGVSLFAVDPNAEGVERRVYPTMDGAKGCDVFLNNVQVGADALIGAEGQAGPVIQYQAGRAVAALCAEAVGAMEESIKLTLEYLKTRKQFGVPIGKFQVLQHRMVDMSSELEQARSMSILAASVANDDASDERDRILAAAKNVTGRAGQFIAEQAIQLHGGIGMTWEYSLAHYAKRLIMINHQFGDDDHHLERYAGLLEAS comes from the coding sequence ATGGACTTCAATCTGAATGAAGAGCAGCAGATGCTGCAGGACACCGTGGCGCGCCTGGTCCGCGGTGAGTACGAATTCGAAAAGCGCCTGAAATTCAGCGAAAGCGAACAGGGCTACAGCGAGGACTTCTGGAAACAGCTGGGTGAGCTGGGCCTGTGCGCCGTGCCCTTCCCGGAAGAGCTGGGTGGCTTCGGCGGCTCCGGCGTGGACGTACAGTCGGTGATGACCGAGCTGGGTCGCGGCCTGTGCCTGGAACCGTACATGCAGACGGTGGTGCTGGCCGGGGGCCTGATCAGTCAGGCGGGCAGCGACAACCAGAAGGAAGACTGGCTGAGCCGCATCGCCACCGGCGAACTGAAAATCGTCGTGGGCCTGGACGAACCCCAGAGCCACTACAACCTGAACGACGTCGAGACCCGCGCCGAGAAGTCCGGCGACGGCTATGTCCTGAACGGTCGCAAGGGCGTACTGATCGGCGGCCACGCGGCTGACCTGATCCTGGTTTCGGCCCGCACCGGCGGCGACAGCCGCGACGACAGCGGCGTGTCCCTGTTCGCCGTCGATCCCAACGCCGAGGGCGTGGAACGCCGGGTCTACCCGACCATGGACGGCGCCAAGGGCTGTGACGTGTTCCTGAACAACGTACAGGTGGGCGCCGATGCGCTGATCGGTGCCGAGGGCCAGGCCGGTCCCGTGATCCAGTACCAGGCCGGCCGTGCCGTGGCCGCGCTCTGCGCCGAAGCGGTGGGCGCGATGGAAGAGTCGATCAAGCTCACTCTTGAATACCTCAAGACGCGCAAACAGTTCGGCGTACCCATCGGCAAGTTCCAGGTGCTGCAGCATCGCATGGTCGATATGAGCTCGGAGCTGGAACAGGCCCGCTCCATGTCGATCCTGGCCGCCAGCGTGGCCAACGACGACGCCAGCGACGAGCGCGACCGCATCCTGGCCGCCGCCAAGAACGTGACCGGCCGCGCCGGTCAGTTCATCGCCGAACAGGCGATCCAGCTGCACGGCGGCATCGGCATGACCTGGGAATACAGCCTGGCCCACTACGCCAAGCGTCTGATCATGATCAATCACCAGTTCGGTGACGACGATCACCACCTGGAGCGTTACGCGGGCCTGCTGGAAGCCTCGTAA
- a CDS encoding ABC transporter ATP-binding protein — protein MLQLRNVDVCYGSFKALSQISMTVDSGELVVLLGANGAGKSSLFNAISGLNRPAAGEIEFEGQRLDGLKPSGIVSAGVVQCAEGRKLFPQMSVMQNLMMGAYVHRRDKAGNRKHLEEVLELYPILREKADEPAGSLSGGQQQMVAIGRALMSRPRLLMLDEPSLGLAPLVVRQMFETIQKINRLGTTVLLAEQNAFAALKIATRAYVMENGQLVMEGDRDTMLGNEEVRKAYIGA, from the coding sequence ATGCTGCAGCTTAGAAACGTCGACGTCTGCTACGGCAGCTTCAAGGCGCTCAGCCAAATCTCGATGACCGTGGACTCCGGTGAGCTGGTGGTGCTGCTGGGAGCCAACGGTGCCGGCAAATCCAGCCTGTTCAACGCCATCAGCGGCCTCAACAGGCCGGCCGCCGGCGAGATCGAGTTCGAGGGCCAGCGCCTGGATGGGCTCAAGCCCAGCGGCATCGTGTCCGCCGGCGTGGTCCAGTGCGCCGAGGGGCGCAAGCTGTTCCCGCAGATGAGCGTGATGCAGAACCTGATGATGGGTGCCTACGTGCATCGCCGGGACAAGGCGGGCAACAGGAAGCACCTGGAAGAGGTGCTGGAACTGTATCCGATCCTGCGCGAGAAGGCGGATGAGCCGGCGGGGTCCCTGTCCGGCGGTCAGCAGCAGATGGTGGCCATCGGCCGCGCCCTGATGAGCCGGCCGCGGCTGCTGATGCTGGACGAACCCTCCCTCGGCCTGGCCCCGCTGGTGGTGCGCCAGATGTTCGAAACCATCCAGAAAATCAACCGCCTGGGCACCACGGTGCTGCTGGCGGAACAGAATGCGTTTGCGGCCCTGAAGATTGCCACCCGGGCCTACGTGATGGAGAACGGCCAACTGGTCATGGAAGGCGACCGGGACACCATGCTGGGCAATGAAGAGGTCCGCAAAGCGTATATCGGCGCTTAA
- a CDS encoding ABC transporter substrate-binding protein produces MKMLKKLGRAVAVATLGAGLSTGAMAESTVNIGFTGPLSGGAALYGENTLSGLRMAADEINSSGGFQIDGETYKLNLISLDDRYSPSQAATNAKRLKQESNVPAVFVPHSGGVFALQDFNEKDDFLVMAYTSVPTVTEKGNSLTLRIPPTFDGYVRAFTNYALGHEGKKLAMGGATHEYAKIWAKMIEQEWTGKGGEVVAQNPMDYNKSADFYTGVSRLVASNPDVMFVGGASEPTGLVVQQARQLGFQGGFIVMDQAKIDEVANVAGGVEMMEGAIGVVPLSVYETAAAQDFIKRYQAEYDKMPGSEAAYNYLAMYGLVKAMELAGTTEAKAVRAKMGEAMGQLKPEHNPYEVTTVTDKGGFVTETTLAVVEDGKIVQKPIEGE; encoded by the coding sequence ATGAAAATGCTGAAAAAACTTGGTCGTGCCGTTGCCGTTGCGACACTGGGGGCGGGGTTGTCCACCGGTGCCATGGCGGAATCCACTGTGAACATCGGCTTTACCGGCCCGCTCAGTGGCGGCGCCGCGCTGTACGGTGAGAACACCCTGTCCGGCCTGCGTATGGCGGCGGACGAAATCAACAGCAGCGGTGGTTTCCAGATCGACGGCGAGACCTACAAGCTTAACCTGATCTCCCTGGACGATCGTTATTCCCCGTCCCAGGCGGCGACGAACGCCAAGCGCCTGAAGCAGGAATCCAACGTGCCGGCCGTCTTCGTGCCGCATTCCGGTGGCGTGTTCGCGCTGCAGGACTTCAATGAAAAGGACGACTTCCTGGTAATGGCGTACACCAGCGTGCCGACGGTCACCGAGAAGGGCAACAGCCTGACTCTCCGTATCCCGCCGACCTTCGACGGCTACGTGCGCGCCTTCACCAACTACGCCCTGGGTCACGAGGGCAAGAAGCTGGCCATGGGCGGCGCCACCCACGAGTACGCCAAGATCTGGGCCAAGATGATCGAGCAGGAATGGACCGGCAAGGGTGGTGAAGTGGTTGCCCAGAACCCGATGGACTACAACAAGTCCGCCGACTTCTACACCGGCGTCAGCCGTCTGGTGGCGTCCAACCCGGACGTGATGTTCGTCGGCGGTGCCTCCGAGCCCACCGGTCTGGTGGTCCAGCAGGCACGCCAACTGGGCTTCCAGGGTGGCTTCATCGTCATGGACCAGGCCAAGATCGACGAAGTGGCCAATGTGGCCGGCGGTGTGGAGATGATGGAAGGCGCCATCGGCGTGGTGCCGCTGTCGGTGTATGAAACCGCCGCCGCGCAGGACTTCATCAAGCGCTACCAGGCTGAGTACGACAAGATGCCGGGCTCCGAAGCCGCCTACAACTACCTGGCCATGTACGGCCTGGTGAAGGCGATGGAACTGGCCGGCACCACCGAAGCCAAGGCCGTGCGCGCCAAGATGGGCGAGGCCATGGGCCAGCTCAAGCCGGAGCATAACCCGTACGAAGTCACCACCGTGACCGACAAGGGCGGCTTTGTCACTGAAACCACCCTGGCGGTGGTGGAAGACGGCAAGATCGTGCAGAAGCCGATCGAAGGCGAGTAA
- a CDS encoding NADP-dependent oxidoreductase — protein sequence MASNQQIILAERPTGMPDDSHLVLREAPMPEPAEGEVLLRTIYLSLDPYMRGRMSSAASYANPVELGDVMTGGTVSEVVESHFDGLEPGDLVLSHSGWQSYATAPGKALRKLDPQAAPISTAVGVMGMPGFTAYVGLLDLGQPKAGETVVVSAAAGAVGQVVGQIAKIQGCRVVGVAGADDKCQHVVDTYGFDACVNYKDDDFEAQLDKACPDGIDVYFENVGGKVFDAVMKRVNVFARIPVCGRIAHYNQTELPEGPDRLIPFMGKVLVKRLMLRGFIQTDHLERQPDFLEDMAGWIRDGKVQYQEDIVDGLENAVSAFQGLLEGRNRGKMLVRVADDPTRKA from the coding sequence ATGGCCAGCAACCAGCAGATTATCCTCGCCGAGCGTCCCACCGGGATGCCGGACGACAGCCACCTGGTCCTGCGGGAGGCGCCCATGCCGGAGCCGGCCGAGGGCGAGGTGCTGCTCAGAACGATCTACCTGTCGCTCGACCCGTACATGCGCGGTCGTATGTCCTCGGCGGCGTCCTACGCCAACCCGGTGGAGCTGGGGGACGTGATGACCGGCGGCACCGTCAGCGAGGTGGTGGAAAGTCATTTCGATGGCCTTGAGCCCGGCGACCTGGTGCTCAGTCACAGCGGCTGGCAGAGCTATGCCACCGCGCCGGGCAAGGCCCTGCGTAAGCTGGACCCGCAGGCAGCTCCCATCTCCACCGCGGTGGGTGTGATGGGCATGCCGGGCTTCACCGCCTACGTCGGCCTGCTCGATCTGGGCCAGCCCAAAGCCGGCGAGACCGTGGTGGTTTCCGCCGCTGCCGGGGCCGTGGGGCAGGTGGTCGGCCAGATCGCGAAGATCCAGGGCTGTCGCGTGGTGGGCGTGGCCGGCGCCGACGACAAGTGTCAGCACGTGGTGGACACCTACGGGTTCGATGCCTGCGTGAACTACAAGGACGACGACTTCGAAGCCCAGCTCGACAAAGCCTGCCCCGATGGCATCGATGTCTACTTCGAGAACGTCGGCGGCAAGGTGTTCGACGCGGTGATGAAGCGGGTCAATGTGTTCGCCCGCATCCCGGTGTGTGGCCGCATCGCCCATTACAACCAGACCGAACTGCCCGAAGGGCCGGATCGCCTGATTCCGTTCATGGGCAAGGTGCTGGTCAAGCGACTGATGCTGCGCGGCTTTATCCAGACCGATCACCTCGAACGCCAGCCGGATTTCCTTGAGGACATGGCGGGCTGGATTCGCGATGGCAAAGTGCAGTACCAGGAGGACATCGTCGACGGGCTGGAAAACGCGGTGAGTGCTTTTCAGGGGCTGCTGGAAGGCAGGAACCGGGGCAAGATGCTGGTTCGGGTGGCTGATGACCCGACTCGCAAGGCCTGA
- a CDS encoding ABC transporter ATP-binding protein gives MLKIENLTKMFGGLAAVNDVSVEFEANKVNAIIGPNGAGKSTFFNLVAGTHKPTSGRIILDGEDITPLRCDFIAQRGVGRTFQTTNLFEQATVLDNLIVGHRLRTTSGLWDVLINSKRLRAEEKACRDKAREALDFVGLSHVENRFIADITQEERKRVAFALALATDPKIVLLDEPAAGVNPEETEGLADLMRKMVNHGLTVCLIEHKMDMIMGIADKIMVLDHGEKIAEGTPKEVRENPVVIEAYLGSDEDAAA, from the coding sequence ATGCTTAAGATCGAGAACCTGACCAAGATGTTCGGTGGCCTGGCGGCGGTGAACGACGTGTCCGTCGAGTTCGAAGCCAACAAGGTCAACGCCATCATCGGGCCCAACGGCGCTGGCAAGAGCACCTTTTTCAACCTGGTGGCCGGCACCCACAAGCCGACCTCCGGGCGCATCATCCTCGATGGCGAGGACATCACGCCGCTGCGCTGCGACTTTATCGCCCAGCGCGGGGTGGGGCGCACCTTCCAGACCACCAACCTGTTCGAGCAGGCGACGGTGCTGGATAACCTGATCGTCGGTCACCGGCTGCGCACAACCTCCGGCCTGTGGGACGTGCTGATCAACTCGAAGCGCCTGCGCGCGGAAGAGAAAGCCTGTCGCGACAAGGCCCGGGAAGCGCTCGATTTCGTCGGCCTGAGCCATGTGGAAAACCGCTTCATTGCCGACATCACCCAGGAGGAGCGCAAGCGCGTGGCGTTTGCCCTGGCCCTGGCCACCGATCCCAAGATCGTGCTGCTCGACGAGCCCGCCGCCGGGGTGAACCCGGAGGAGACCGAGGGCCTGGCCGACCTGATGCGCAAGATGGTCAACCACGGCCTCACGGTGTGCCTGATCGAGCACAAGATGGACATGATCATGGGCATCGCCGACAAGATCATGGTGCTCGACCACGGCGAGAAGATCGCCGAAGGCACACCCAAGGAAGTCCGGGAGAACCCGGTCGTGATCGAAGCCTACCTGGGGAGTGACGAAGATGCTGCAGCTTAG
- a CDS encoding MaoC family dehydratase has protein sequence MKEIALDDLSQYRGQLIGHSPWKTVSQDMIQAFADATGDHQWIHVDVERATREAPWKSPVAHGFLTVSLIPLLNQGAMHVTGTTASINYGLNKLRFPAAVKSGSDIRTAVTLKDVSAVDEQRVLATYNTEVQIEGEDKPACVAENLVMYVR, from the coding sequence ATGAAAGAGATTGCCCTGGATGACCTGTCTCAATACCGCGGCCAGCTGATCGGCCACAGCCCCTGGAAAACCGTGTCCCAGGACATGATCCAGGCCTTCGCCGACGCCACTGGCGATCACCAGTGGATCCACGTGGACGTGGAGCGGGCGACGCGGGAAGCCCCCTGGAAAAGCCCGGTGGCCCACGGCTTCCTGACCGTGTCCCTGATTCCCCTGCTCAACCAGGGGGCAATGCACGTCACCGGCACCACCGCCAGCATCAACTACGGCCTCAACAAGCTGCGCTTCCCGGCAGCGGTCAAATCCGGCTCGGACATCCGTACCGCGGTCACCCTGAAGGACGTCAGCGCGGTGGACGAGCAACGCGTGCTGGCCACCTACAATACCGAGGTGCAGATCGAGGGTGAGGACAAACCCGCCTGTGTGGCGGAGAACCTGGTGATGTACGTGCGCTAG